The proteins below are encoded in one region of Neisseria macacae ATCC 33926:
- a CDS encoding ComEA family DNA-binding protein, with protein sequence MKKFLFAALSLLTASLSLAAVNINTASPSELEALPGIGPAKAKAIVDYRQQHGAFKSVEELKNVKGIGEGIFSKLKAEATVAPAAQNKAATPAAKK encoded by the coding sequence ATGAAAAAATTCCTCTTTGCCGCCCTCTCCCTGCTGACCGCTTCGCTGTCGCTGGCCGCCGTCAACATCAATACCGCTTCCCCGTCCGAGTTGGAAGCCCTGCCCGGTATCGGCCCTGCCAAAGCCAAAGCCATCGTGGACTACCGTCAACAACATGGTGCCTTCAAATCGGTCGAGGAGTTGAAAAACGTCAAAGGTATCGGTGAGGGCATCTTCTCCAAACTGAAGGCGGAAGCAACCGTCGCCCCGGCCGCTCAAAACAAAGCCGCCACCCCCGCCGCTAAAAAATAA